From the genome of Thermosynechococcus sp. NK55a:
CAATGGTTACCCGGATGCCGCCGGCGATCGCCCGCACAAGGGTGCCCTGACTCCTCAAGGCATCCCACAGGGGCGGGGTGTGTTGGGGTTCGCGCAAGCGGAAAAAGAGGAAATTGGCCACACTTGGCCACACCTGCAGTTGGGGGCATGACTGAAGCCGTGCATAGAGCTGATCTCGCTCCGCTAGCACCGTGGGAATTTCTGCTAGCAGCGCCTGACGATGGTCAAGGGCAACTTGCGCCGCCACTTGAGAAAATGTAGGCAGGTTATAGGGCAGACGAACCTTTTCTAAAACCGCAATCACCTCTGCATTGCCAATGGCATAGCCGACCCGATGCGCCGCCAGTCGAAAGGCCTTGGAAAACGTCCGCAGGATCAACCAGTTAGGATGGGCTGCCAAGTCCCCCACCAGTGTCTTGCCGGAAAATTCAAAATAGGCCTCATCAATCACCACTAAAATATCCTCAGGAAGCTGCCGTAGCCAGTCCACCTCAGCTGCAGTTAGGGGGTTTCCCGTCGGCGAGTTGGGTTGCAGCATAAAGAGAACGCGCACCGGTGGCGCTGCTTGGGCAATGAGGGTATTGGCGGCGGCAATTTGCACTGCAAACGTGTCAGGATCGCGGGTTGCTCGATGGACGGGAATCCCTAGGGTTTGGGCGAGGATCCCGTATATGGAAAATGTTGGTTCTGCCACTAGGATAGAACCGTAGCCCCCAATCGCCGTAGCCAGCAGTATGGAGCGAATCAGCTCATCGGAGCCGTTGCCAACCGCAATTTGGTGTGGGGAAATTTCAGTTGGGCTGTGTTCACTGACGTAGCGGGCGATCGCCTGCCGCAGCGGCCAGTGGTGACTATCGGGATAGCGATGACTGCCTAGGGTGCTGACGTACTGCTGAGCTAACGCCTCCTTAAGGGCAGTGGGCAAATCCCAGGGAAACTCATTGGTATCGAGGTAGTCCAGTTCTAGCGGTAGGGAGTCGCTCGTGGGGGTGGAGTAGGCGCGAAAGTTGCTCAGTTCTGGACGAAGAAACGTCGCCATGCCAAGACAGTATAAAGGGATTCAACTATAATAGCACTGAGCTTTTTGCCCTAATTTGCTGTCAGCCCTGACACTCAATCTCCATCTTTTGACTACGTAGAGGCGAATGTTCCTATGGCGCGTACCGACTTCAAAGATTACTACCAAATCCTCGGGGTCAGCAAAAATGCCACGGAGGCTGAAATTCGGCAGGCCTTTCGCCGCCTTGCTCGCAAATATCACCCGGACTTGAATCCGGGGGATAAAGAGGCAGAAGCTCGTTTTAAGGAAATTAACGAAGCCCACGAAGTTCTTTCAGATCCGCAAAAACGACGCAAATACGATCAATTTGGTCAGTATTGGCAACAGGCCAGTGCAGCGGAGGCGGGTGGCTTTAATGTCAATGTGGGCGATTTTGGCGCTGATTTTAGTCAGTTTGCCAACTTTGAAGACTTTATCAATGAATTGCTGGGGCGATTTGCCACAGGCACAGGGCGTACCCGCACTTGGAGCACGGTTGGGTTTGATACCTCAGGATTTGGCAGTGCCGATGCAGAAGCAGAGATCCAAATTAGCTTTCAAGAGGCCTTTCAGGGCTGCCAAAAATCATTCGCCATTGGTAATGAACAGGTAACCGTGACGATTCCCGCTGGCATTAAGCCGGGGACGAAGTTGCGGCTGCGGGGCAAAGGTCAATATAACCCCTACAGTCAACAGCGGGGAGATTTATATCTCACGGTACAGGTGGCGCCCCATCCCCTCTTCCGCTTTGAGGATGATCAACTGGTGATTGATTTGCCTATCACTCCCGATGAAGCTGCTTTGGGTGCGCAAGTGACGGTGCCAACACCCTCGGGGAATGTGGTTTTGAATGTGCCTGCGGGAACGCGATCGGGGCAATCGCTCCGGTTACGGGGCAAAGGCTGGCGCAGTAGTGGCGGCATTGCTGGCGATCTCCTGGCCAAGGTGCAAATTGTGCCCCCCAAATCCCTGAGTGC
Proteins encoded in this window:
- a CDS encoding histidinol-phosphate transaminase; translation: MATFLRPELSNFRAYSTPTSDSLPLELDYLDTNEFPWDLPTALKEALAQQYVSTLGSHRYPDSHHWPLRQAIARYVSEHSPTEISPHQIAVGNGSDELIRSILLATAIGGYGSILVAEPTFSIYGILAQTLGIPVHRATRDPDTFAVQIAAANTLIAQAAPPVRVLFMLQPNSPTGNPLTAAEVDWLRQLPEDILVVIDEAYFEFSGKTLVGDLAAHPNWLILRTFSKAFRLAAHRVGYAIGNAEVIAVLEKVRLPYNLPTFSQVAAQVALDHRQALLAEIPTVLAERDQLYARLQSCPQLQVWPSVANFLFFRLREPQHTPPLWDALRSQGTLVRAIAGGIRVTIGTPAEMERFWQRLQAYLNQHDQSDNESDN
- a CDS encoding DnaJ C-terminal domain-containing protein, which codes for MARTDFKDYYQILGVSKNATEAEIRQAFRRLARKYHPDLNPGDKEAEARFKEINEAHEVLSDPQKRRKYDQFGQYWQQASAAEAGGFNVNVGDFGADFSQFANFEDFINELLGRFATGTGRTRTWSTVGFDTSGFGSADAEAEIQISFQEAFQGCQKSFAIGNEQVTVTIPAGIKPGTKLRLRGKGQYNPYSQQRGDLYLTVQVAPHPLFRFEDDQLVIDLPITPDEAALGAQVTVPTPSGNVVLNVPAGTRSGQSLRLRGKGWRSSGGIAGDLLAKVQIVPPKSLSAQEKELYEKLRSLRTFNPRAHWPI